In Clostridium swellfunianum, a genomic segment contains:
- a CDS encoding serine hydrolase, translating into MKELKRYLDTRIGEYSFYFEDIDSGYTYSYNEKTAMPSASCIKIPIAMSLLKEVDNSALNLNQKYFISKQEMVDGAGIIHEMNEKEYSLEELLKVMLIQSDNTATNKIIDVLGMDKINNTIRELKLKETIIKRKMMDFEARENGLDNFSSSFDLARCLKRLYQGSFLNRESSNFILNILRRSQNREKIPFYIPEREWNKIGNKSGSLDGIENDASIMNLDKGNFVFVVMSKALPNNVYGIVTISKLGKMMWDIIDRNWK; encoded by the coding sequence ATGAAGGAATTAAAAAGATATCTTGATACAAGAATTGGGGAATATAGTTTTTATTTCGAAGATATAGACAGTGGATATACATACAGTTATAATGAAAAAACGGCCATGCCTTCTGCAAGTTGTATAAAGATTCCTATAGCTATGTCATTACTAAAGGAAGTTGATAATTCAGCCCTCAATTTAAATCAAAAGTATTTTATTAGCAAGCAGGAAATGGTTGATGGAGCTGGTATTATTCATGAGATGAATGAAAAGGAATACAGTCTAGAAGAACTTTTGAAAGTTATGTTAATTCAAAGCGATAATACCGCAACTAATAAGATTATAGATGTTCTGGGTATGGATAAAATAAATAATACTATAAGAGAATTAAAGCTTAAGGAAACAATTATAAAAAGAAAAATGATGGACTTTGAAGCTAGGGAAAATGGACTTGATAATTTTAGTAGTAGTTTCGATTTGGCACGCTGCCTGAAAAGACTGTATCAAGGAAGTTTTTTGAATAGGGAAAGCAGTAATTTTATTTTAAACATATTAAGAAGAAGTCAAAATAGAGAGAAGATTCCTTTTTATATACCAGAAAGAGAATGGAATAAGATAGGTAATAAATCAGGAAGTCTTGATGGTATTGAGAATGATGCATCTATAATGAATTTGGACAAAGGTAATTTTGTATTTGTAGTAATGTCTAAGGCTCTTCCTAATAATGTCTATGGAATTGTAACCATATCTAAGTTAGGAAAGATGATGTGGGATATTATCGATAGAAATTGGAAATAA
- a CDS encoding 6-phosphofructokinase, with amino-acid sequence MADKVKKIALLTGGGDCPGLNAVIRAATRTAILKYGYEVIGYKFGYRGLYNNDYISLDLDSTSGILHRGGTILYSSNKDNLFDYHVEEEGKVVKKDVSDVAVENLKNEGVDVLVVIGGDGTLTSARDFARKGINVIGVPKTIDNDLASTDVTFGFNTAVGVATEALDRLHTTAESHHRIMILEVMGRNAGWIALESGIAGSADVILLPEIPYDINKVVEKIYDRKKKGKVFSIIVVAEGAKSKDGDVVISKIVEDSPDPVRLGGIANKLALDLERLIKDHEIRSTVLGHIQRGGTTSTYDRVLSTKYGVAAVDLINEGKFGNMVCLKGNQLSYDSLENVIGKTKNVDPDGELVTVARSIGISFGD; translated from the coding sequence ATGGCAGATAAAGTGAAAAAGATTGCACTACTGACAGGCGGTGGAGACTGTCCTGGACTAAACGCAGTAATAAGGGCAGCTACTAGAACAGCGATTTTAAAATATGGATATGAAGTTATAGGTTATAAGTTTGGTTATAGAGGATTATACAATAACGACTATATTTCGCTAGATCTTGATAGTACATCCGGTATATTACATAGAGGTGGTACAATATTATATAGTTCAAATAAAGACAATTTGTTTGATTATCATGTAGAAGAAGAAGGGAAAGTGGTTAAAAAGGACGTGTCTGATGTAGCTGTTGAAAACCTTAAAAATGAAGGCGTAGACGTTCTAGTTGTTATAGGTGGAGATGGTACGTTAACAAGTGCTAGAGACTTTGCAAGAAAAGGTATTAATGTTATAGGTGTTCCAAAAACAATAGATAATGACCTAGCATCAACAGACGTAACCTTTGGATTTAATACAGCTGTAGGAGTTGCTACTGAAGCTTTAGATAGACTTCATACAACTGCTGAATCACACCATAGAATTATGATACTTGAAGTTATGGGAAGAAATGCAGGATGGATAGCTTTAGAATCTGGTATTGCAGGTTCTGCAGACGTTATACTTCTTCCTGAGATTCCTTATGATATAAATAAAGTAGTCGAGAAAATTTACGACAGAAAGAAAAAGGGTAAAGTATTTAGCATTATTGTAGTTGCTGAAGGTGCTAAATCAAAAGATGGAGACGTTGTAATCAGCAAGATAGTTGAAGACAGTCCAGATCCAGTTAGACTTGGAGGAATTGCTAATAAGCTTGCTCTTGATCTTGAAAGATTAATTAAAGACCACGAAATTAGAAGCACAGTGCTTGGACATATTCAAAGAGGTGGAACTACTTCAACTTATGATAGAGTTCTTTCCACAAAATATGGCGTTGCTGCAGTTGATTTAATTAACGAAGGCAAGTTCGGCAATATGGTTTGCCTGAAAGGTAATCAACTTTCCTACGATTCATTAGAAAATGTTATAGGAAAAACTAAGAATGTTGATCCTGATGGTGAATTAGTTACTGTTGCAAGAAGTATAGGAATATCATTTGGTGACTAA
- a CDS encoding helix-turn-helix domain-containing protein, whose product MYKITNRYYKQLDNSDKIFMYFILTMLLLLIPTVIVSKYANKVIVKKQIQANKNYVEYISKDTDYIFESVRNSCYSIMGTEYYDRYIDSFKEYDKDFPLYALKLSRDIKNIVNNSPYINNMLILSYDEDSKEGYIVSAEGTNGSTVYFDKINVQEKYGSGFWNSMVKDQFSIKLLPYSSLTTNRGTRTSKVIPMVVKKHYSTSHNTYMIVNIDEKLLFSYMKSSNITDSAHVYILNEATGEFLNSTDDLEITNKDNSELLLKAIKEGKSNVSIKLDGKKYLIDYQKSELSHISYVVVTSESAITADMKKVANISILVIIVFSIAGIILSLFFAKKINTPLCDTIRYIKGLIGDEQESPNEYEYLRNSFARMREIHNNSMSNVAHMLIYRAINQNLRAEEAKEIIRQYSLPLNKKYYAIMVIKANFNECQESLVLEDIKSIIKPFGELISINSYIFANFMNIEDHEELSKTLTAIEEKSNKLMGLKPELGLIMSISEIFQDITLSNKYYQQAYNILDIRSINKEKLIYTKCDAGNDSGHAYSRAEFGYLKNYAFNGNEKDSLLLLSKIFKSCRDVNMSFIRFRQVSDELLSIAIDLIEQKHIDPCCIFDSSKELLQSIYKIENTYKIEQACTEVYKQIIIYIKNKQCNNSAVDSIVRYIDDNISTVCLNEVADRFNMNPNYLSQYFKKHTGETFSNYINNKKFAAAKEKLINTDKTIEVISQELGFSKSSAFIRMFKQIEGLTPNAYREKSLQINNDFIKEPVI is encoded by the coding sequence ATGTATAAAATCACCAATAGATATTATAAGCAGTTAGATAACTCTGATAAAATATTTATGTATTTCATTCTCACCATGCTTTTATTATTAATTCCTACTGTAATAGTAAGTAAATATGCTAATAAGGTAATAGTTAAAAAGCAAATTCAGGCAAATAAAAACTATGTAGAATATATATCAAAAGATACGGATTATATATTTGAAAGCGTTAGAAATAGTTGTTACAGTATTATGGGGACAGAATATTACGATAGGTATATAGATTCCTTTAAAGAATATGATAAGGATTTTCCCCTATACGCCCTTAAGCTAAGTCGAGATATAAAAAACATTGTAAATAATAGCCCATATATTAATAACATGTTAATACTATCTTATGATGAAGATAGTAAGGAGGGATACATAGTTTCAGCTGAAGGAACTAATGGTTCTACAGTTTACTTTGACAAGATAAACGTGCAGGAGAAGTATGGATCTGGCTTTTGGAACAGTATGGTTAAGGATCAATTTTCTATAAAGCTGCTTCCATACTCTAGTTTAACAACCAATAGAGGTACAAGAACAAGCAAGGTAATTCCTATGGTCGTGAAAAAGCATTACTCAACTTCACATAATACATACATGATTGTTAATATAGATGAAAAACTGCTATTTAGTTACATGAAGAGCAGTAACATTACAGACAGTGCCCATGTATATATTCTTAACGAAGCAACTGGAGAATTTTTAAATAGTACCGATGACTTAGAAATAACAAATAAAGATAACAGTGAACTATTATTAAAAGCTATTAAAGAAGGTAAGAGTAATGTAAGTATTAAATTAGATGGTAAAAAATATTTAATAGACTATCAAAAATCTGAGTTAAGTCATATTTCCTATGTGGTAGTTACTTCAGAGAGTGCTATCACAGCAGATATGAAAAAGGTGGCTAATATTTCAATTCTGGTTATTATAGTTTTTAGCATAGCTGGCATTATATTATCCCTATTTTTTGCTAAAAAAATTAATACTCCACTATGCGATACTATAAGGTATATCAAAGGCCTTATTGGGGATGAACAGGAAAGTCCAAATGAATATGAGTATTTAAGAAACAGTTTTGCTAGAATGAGAGAAATTCACAATAACTCAATGTCAAATGTAGCGCATATGCTGATTTATAGGGCAATAAATCAGAATCTAAGAGCGGAAGAAGCAAAAGAAATTATTAGGCAGTACAGTTTGCCTTTAAATAAGAAATACTATGCTATTATGGTAATTAAAGCGAATTTTAATGAATGTCAGGAAAGTCTTGTATTAGAGGATATAAAAAGTATAATTAAGCCTTTTGGAGAACTTATAAGCATAAATTCATATATCTTTGCTAATTTTATGAATATTGAAGATCATGAGGAATTATCCAAAACACTTACTGCTATAGAAGAGAAGTCTAATAAACTTATGGGCTTAAAGCCAGAGCTAGGTCTTATCATGAGTATAAGCGAAATATTTCAGGATATAACTTTAAGCAATAAGTACTATCAGCAAGCTTATAATATATTGGACATAAGAAGTATAAATAAAGAAAAGTTAATATATACTAAATGTGATGCGGGCAACGATTCAGGCCATGCATATTCAAGAGCAGAGTTTGGGTATTTGAAGAATTATGCTTTTAACGGAAATGAAAAGGATTCTCTTCTGCTTCTTAGTAAAATATTTAAGAGCTGCAGAGACGTTAATATGAGCTTTATAAGGTTTCGTCAGGTGTCAGATGAACTTTTATCAATTGCCATTGATTTGATTGAGCAGAAGCACATAGATCCTTGCTGTATTTTTGACAGTTCAAAGGAGTTGCTCCAAAGCATTTACAAGATTGAAAATACTTATAAGATAGAACAGGCCTGCACAGAGGTATACAAACAAATTATTATATATATAAAAAACAAGCAGTGTAATAATTCTGCAGTTGATAGTATTGTGAGATATATAGACGATAATATAAGCACCGTATGCCTAAATGAAGTTGCAGACAGGTTCAACATGAATCCAAATTATTTATCTCAATATTTTAAAAAGCATACTGGAGAAACCTTCAGCAATTATATAAACAATAAAAAATTTGCGGCTGCAAAGGAAAAGCTTATTAATACTGACAAGACTATAGAAGTAATCTCTCAGGAATTAGGCTTCAGCAAGTCCAGCGCATTTATACGCATGTTTAAGCAAATAGAAGGACTTACTCCAAATGCTTATAGAGAAAAAAGTTTGCAAATTAATAATGATTTTATAAAAGAACCTGTTATATAG
- a CDS encoding Gfo/Idh/MocA family protein, with protein MKKFKIGVIGTGMRTMFLMNEILKREELEVVAVCDINQESLNMITDNYKVSWDQYKDYKELLAREDIEGVIIASPDYCHEEQAIAAFEAGKHIFLEKPVAITVEGAKKVLKKRDESGKTLLVGFVLRYNKLYKKMKELIESGVIGELKTGWILHSVGAGSDWYFHDWHGLMENTGGLLLQKGSHDFDIINWIVDSKVKRVAAMGSRDFFKGDKPNELVCEKCSERNNCGEAIKEKWMSWKTPNGNQTNLLYNIWRNKCVYRQEVDVPDNHQVLLEYENGVKISYLECHYTPDDNREYIFIGTKGKLKLDDANDTITIQIRNGMYDRKEKIVYENLQSSEGHGGGDKYILDDFVYALETGKQPNAGGEAGYYAIEAGLAAHKAINDGEIVIL; from the coding sequence ATGAAAAAATTTAAAATTGGAGTAATTGGCACTGGAATGAGGACAATGTTTCTCATGAATGAAATATTAAAAAGAGAGGAACTTGAGGTAGTTGCTGTATGTGATATAAATCAAGAAAGCCTTAACATGATAACAGATAACTACAAAGTTAGCTGGGATCAATATAAGGATTATAAGGAATTACTGGCTCGTGAAGACATAGAAGGAGTTATAATAGCAAGTCCTGACTACTGCCACGAAGAGCAGGCAATTGCCGCTTTTGAGGCTGGTAAACATATATTCCTTGAAAAGCCTGTGGCTATAACTGTAGAGGGAGCAAAAAAGGTTTTAAAAAAGAGAGATGAGTCTGGTAAAACTCTTTTGGTAGGCTTTGTTTTAAGATATAACAAGCTTTACAAAAAGATGAAGGAGCTAATAGAAAGTGGAGTTATTGGAGAGTTAAAAACAGGCTGGATACTTCATTCTGTAGGTGCAGGTAGCGATTGGTACTTTCACGATTGGCATGGGCTTATGGAAAACACAGGGGGGCTGCTACTTCAAAAGGGAAGTCATGATTTTGATATTATAAATTGGATTGTGGATTCTAAGGTTAAGAGAGTAGCTGCAATGGGGAGCAGAGATTTCTTTAAAGGGGACAAACCAAATGAGCTTGTATGTGAAAAGTGCTCTGAAAGAAACAATTGCGGCGAAGCTATAAAAGAAAAGTGGATGAGTTGGAAAACTCCAAATGGAAATCAGACAAATCTTTTATATAATATTTGGAGAAACAAATGCGTTTACAGACAAGAGGTTGATGTTCCAGATAATCATCAAGTGCTGTTAGAATACGAAAATGGAGTTAAGATAAGTTATTTAGAATGCCATTACACTCCAGATGATAATAGAGAATATATATTTATCGGTACAAAAGGAAAGCTTAAGCTTGATGACGCAAATGATACAATAACTATACAGATTAGAAACGGAATGTATGATAGAAAAGAAAAGATAGTTTATGAAAATCTTCAATCTTCAGAAGGCCATGGAGGTGGAGATAAGTACATTCTTGACGATTTTGTATATGCCCTAGAAACTGGTAAGCAGCCTAATGCAGGGGGAGAAGCAGGATACTATGCTATAGAGGCTGGACTTGCAGCACATAAGGCTATCAACGACGGGGAAATAGTAATATTATAA
- a CDS encoding AraC family transcriptional regulator, whose product MNNVVEEYFKTSIEPVININKIVTIHYFEFACDYIFKGEKHDFWEFLYVDKGEVEVMADTKGYKLTQGDIIFHKPNEFHSEWANGKVAPNLMVMSFECKDSAMKFFEDKIMHVESSERNLIAEIIKEAKEAYTNALGGHNKLIKREPSIFGSEQLVKIYLEVLLISLIRKCSFVHNSGRLNKNTLDRMEKDLIRDIIEYMYNNIGSELTFEEICSKFCLGKTYLKTLFKSRTNTGVMTYYKNLKISEAKKLIREQQHNFTQIAYILGYKSVHTFSRSFKEATSMSPSEYAISVKAKANL is encoded by the coding sequence TTGAATAATGTTGTTGAAGAATATTTTAAAACATCTATAGAACCTGTAATTAACATAAACAAAATTGTTACTATTCATTATTTTGAATTTGCCTGTGATTATATCTTCAAAGGAGAAAAGCATGATTTTTGGGAATTTTTATATGTAGATAAAGGCGAAGTTGAAGTAATGGCTGATACTAAGGGCTATAAATTAACCCAAGGGGATATTATTTTTCATAAACCTAATGAGTTTCATAGTGAATGGGCTAACGGCAAAGTAGCCCCTAATCTTATGGTTATGAGTTTTGAATGTAAGGACTCCGCTATGAAATTTTTTGAAGATAAAATAATGCACGTAGAGTCTTCTGAAAGAAACTTAATTGCAGAAATTATAAAGGAAGCTAAAGAAGCTTACACTAATGCATTAGGCGGTCACAATAAGCTTATTAAACGTGAACCTTCTATATTTGGATCTGAACAGCTAGTTAAAATATATCTAGAAGTATTGCTAATTAGCTTAATAAGAAAATGCAGCTTTGTACACAACTCCGGAAGACTTAATAAAAATACTTTAGATAGAATGGAAAAGGATTTAATTAGAGATATTATTGAATATATGTACAATAATATAGGTTCTGAGTTAACCTTTGAAGAGATATGCAGCAAGTTTTGCCTAGGGAAAACTTATCTAAAAACCTTATTTAAAAGTAGAACTAACACAGGTGTTATGACTTACTACAAAAACCTTAAAATATCAGAAGCAAAAAAGCTAATTAGAGAACAACAGCATAACTTCACACAAATAGCATATATATTAGGTTATAAATCTGTACATACTTTCTCCCGTTCCTTTAAAGAGGCAACTTCTATGTCTCCTTCTGAATATGCTATATCAGTAAAAGCAAAGGCCAACCTATAA